The following coding sequences lie in one Sedimentibacter sp. MB35-C1 genomic window:
- a CDS encoding LysR family transcriptional regulator: MDTKDLNSFLQVCRDGSITKAAKSLYITPQGLSKIIINLEQELNIPLFYRAANGLTLTEHGEILAERAKHIISELEEMENYYTNYINISGQLSLASAYGVIAAFSPKFLFEFKKRFPNINLKWWEYSDFKAERAILDGDADCGLIKGPINNEELDSELIASYKPMVLVPNEHKLSSKNKLSINDLRDEKIILESREFKIYHNFKKVCKQAGFSPVIVFETTELSLAHKLCQQGLGLAITVDFAVEDMPLTGFKAIPFKKDGPVWEVYFVTKKHISKTHTVKCFESYIKEYVKNDISNSILGK, translated from the coding sequence ATGGATACAAAAGATTTAAACAGTTTTTTGCAAGTGTGTCGTGACGGAAGCATAACAAAAGCTGCTAAGTCCTTGTACATAACGCCTCAGGGATTAAGTAAAATTATTATTAATCTTGAGCAGGAACTGAATATACCTCTTTTTTACAGAGCTGCAAACGGTTTAACTTTGACAGAGCATGGAGAAATATTAGCAGAAAGAGCTAAGCATATTATCTCGGAGTTAGAAGAAATGGAGAATTATTATACAAATTATATTAATATATCTGGACAATTAAGTCTGGCATCTGCTTATGGAGTTATTGCAGCTTTTTCACCTAAATTTCTTTTTGAATTTAAGAAAAGGTTTCCTAATATCAATCTAAAATGGTGGGAGTATTCAGATTTTAAGGCTGAAAGAGCAATTTTGGATGGGGATGCCGATTGCGGGCTGATAAAAGGTCCCATAAATAATGAAGAACTTGACAGCGAACTTATAGCTTCATACAAACCTATGGTTTTAGTTCCGAATGAGCACAAATTATCATCTAAAAACAAACTTAGTATAAATGATTTGAGAGATGAAAAAATTATACTTGAAAGCCGCGAATTTAAGATATATCATAATTTTAAAAAGGTATGCAAACAAGCGGGTTTTTCTCCTGTTATAGTTTTTGAAACTACTGAGCTGAGTCTTGCTCATAAATTATGCCAGCAGGGGCTCGGATTAGCAATAACAGTTGATTTTGCTGTTGAGGATATGCCATTGACTGGTTTTAAAGCAATACCATTTAAGAAAGACGGGCCCGTATGGGAAGTTTATTTTGTTACTAAAAAACATATAAGTAAAACTCATACGGTCAAATGTTTTGAAAGCTATATAAAGGAATATGTTAAAAATGATATAAGTAACAGTATTTTAGGTAAGTAA
- a CDS encoding PHP domain-containing protein: MIDLHIHSVFSDGTDTIDDIIKIVKQKNIPAISLTDHDTTYGVKEIQEKASKENIRVVPGVEISTVSNDHIIHILGYNIDTDNNQLQELLGTISNYFGKTFTEHYNWLYKNHILDFDINKVIKYASYKQSIALSDILKAMIADGAPYTLKDWPEFLEKKIMHFHGHFRENYPVHPTEAVEVIRQAGGTAVFAHPARIGNADMGEMEILLPHGLGGVEVYYPYHNKELVERYEKFADAHQLIKTGGTDWHGEELTTWNVEIGDYGINLTDFIFGGC; encoded by the coding sequence ATGATTGATTTACACATTCATTCCGTTTTTTCCGACGGAACCGATACTATAGATGACATAATTAAAATCGTAAAACAAAAAAATATTCCTGCTATTTCATTAACAGATCATGATACTACCTACGGAGTAAAGGAAATTCAAGAAAAAGCCTCAAAAGAAAATATAAGGGTTGTTCCGGGAGTTGAAATATCCACTGTATCAAACGACCACATAATCCATATACTCGGCTATAATATAGACACTGATAACAATCAGCTTCAGGAGCTTCTAGGCACTATTTCAAACTACTTCGGCAAAACATTTACAGAGCATTATAACTGGCTTTATAAAAACCACATTTTGGATTTTGATATTAACAAGGTGATAAAGTATGCCTCATACAAACAATCCATAGCCTTGTCAGACATATTAAAAGCCATGATAGCTGATGGCGCCCCTTATACTCTAAAGGACTGGCCTGAATTTTTAGAAAAAAAAATAATGCATTTTCATGGACATTTCAGAGAAAATTATCCTGTTCACCCCACCGAAGCAGTGGAAGTCATCAGACAGGCTGGAGGAACTGCCGTATTTGCTCATCCGGCACGAATCGGTAATGCAGATATGGGAGAAATGGAAATACTTTTGCCCCACGGTCTTGGCGGTGTTGAGGTATATTATCCTTACCACAATAAAGAACTGGTAGAAAGATATGAAAAGTTTGCCGATGCCCATCAATTAATCAAAACAGGCGGCACAGACTGGCACGGTGAAGAGCTAACAACATGGAATGTTGAAATAGGAGATTATGGAATAAATTTAACTGATTTTATTTTCGGAGGATGTTAA